The proteins below are encoded in one region of Ascochyta rabiei chromosome 9, complete sequence:
- a CDS encoding DNA replication initiation factor cdc45, which yields MYLPRNLIAHLYQNLIKRTHAAAPPVLLLVALEPDALCACRILTALLKRDYIPHKIQPIAGYGDLSHAADNLVRPMRTTEGGSGGVVVCLGVGGMIDMEEMLGMDVDENGQGGTGDVEVWLLDARRPWNLANVFGTPLGEDSTTGELLRRQPGVEKGRIMQSYQGPRGGIIVFDDGDIEEELQAERAAYCGLEEMPEVGEDTGSDDESDDHDEDAPSSGQPTKKRKSWSDREDSDEEMSDDERPRQRLRSNSGGSIPSSPDPRPARRGLMIENQLGGSSDFSRSDSRSRSASPSIVAPKAQSVKSLRKQLMTMRNKYTGVLDKYYQLGASYAEPVSSLVYALASELGREDNDLLWNAIVGVSSLELYGRTGSGVGLNPLSAAGGSAGWNGNRGEQIRSVFRDEVRRLNPVTDPQGVARDASLGDSSGVIPTSARSATDKSIRLSPEPRFLLLRHWSLYESMQHSPYLSARLHMWSEQGQKRLNKLLAKMGVSLSECKQNYTHMDMELKRGLRERLLKFAPQYGLDGLVPPPPRSGDMKDGWGFVRCWGWKACLSAVDASVILGAILEVGDAKSLSQSSFEPTNFVGTNDHGDTTAAATQEEQDEAQEHIASRFWTAYDALGQIDKLVQHISTAQHLHRAILRTGTALIEKKQIRHLRAFRMAVVKEGPDVQLFTHPGALTKLALWIAEAIVELNGTKGKNRGSELVMAGLDDSRGLYVVVGLGGGGATESAKERLQKREKKAKEKEEMQRRKEAEVKKKREAKRQRLEAAGLDEDEVEDDTEEEDDDESEESESEDEDDQKSGSGRNRFGNAFQEVVRETGARVRMDSFEACVIEIRKEDLSGFLERLSMKAVVG from the exons ATGTACCTCCCACGGAACCTCATAGCGCACCTCTACCAGAACCTTATAAAACGAACACACGCCGCCGCCCCGCctgtcctcctcctcgttGCCCTCGAACCAGACGCGCTTTGTGCGTGTCGAATCCTCACCGCGTTACTCAAGCGCGACTACATACCACACAAGATCCAACCCATTGCTGGCTATGGCGATCTATCACATGCAGCAGACAACTTGGTGCGGCCCATGCGGACAACAGAGGGTGGCAGTGGGGGCGTTGTTGTGTGTTTGGGTGTAGGAGGCATGATCGACATGGAAGAGATGCTGGGCATGGATGTTGATGAGAACGGCCAGGGTGGTACCGGAGATGTCGAGGTCTGGCTTCTCGATGCGAGACGGCCGTGGAACCTGGCGAACGTGTTCGGCACCCCACTCGGCGAGGACTCGACCACAGGGGAGCTGTTACGGCGGCAACCTGGGGTGGAGAAGGGTAGGATAATGCAATCGTACCAGGGTCCAAGAGGGGGGATAATTGTTTTCGACGATGGCGACATCGAGGAAGAGCTCCAGGCAGAAAGAGCAGCCTACTGCGGGCTCGAGGAGATGCCTGAGGTTGGAGAAGACACAGGCTCAGATGACGAATCGGACGACCATGACGAGGATGCACCATCTTCTGGTCAGCCaacaaagaagaggaagtcTTGGAGCGACAGAGAGGATTCAGACGAAGAAATGTCCGACGACGAGCGGCCACGGCAGAGGTTAAGAAGTAATTCG GGGGGTTCAATACCATCATCCCCAGATCCAAGACCAGCGCGGCGAGGCCTGATGATCGAAAACCAGCTTGGTGGATCGTCTGACTTTTCGCGATCAGACTCACGTAGCCGCTCAGCATCTCCGTCGATAGTGGCGCCAAAAGCCCAGTCTGTCAAGAGCTTACGGAAACAGCTCATGACAATGCGAAACAAGTACACCGGCGTGCTCGACAAATACTACCAACTCGGCGCCTCGTACGCTGAGCCCGTCTCCTCTCTCGTTTACGCTCTGGCATCGGAACTCGGTCGCGAAGACAACGATCTCCTCTGGAATGCAATAGTGGGTGTCAGCAGTTTGGAGCTGTACGGGAGAACAGGCAGCGGCGTTGGCCTAAACCCTCTCTCTGCAGCTGGTGGCTCCGCAGGATGGAACGGCAACCGAGGAGAACAGATCAGATCAGTCTTCAGGGACGAAGTGCGCCGTCTCAACCCCGTCACAGATCCTCAAGGTGTAGCTCGCGATGCGAGCCTGGGCGACTCGAGTGGCGTTATTCCCACAAGTGCACGCTCAGCAACAGACAAGTCAATACGACTGTCACCTGAGCCTCGCTTCCTCCTCCTACGGCATTGGTCTCTTTACGAAAGCATGCAACACTCGCCCTACCTCTCGGCCAGACTTCACATGTGGAGCGAGCAAGGGCAAAAGCGACTGAACAAGCTGCTGGCGAAGATGGGCGTCTCTCTTTCCGAATGCAAGCAGAATTACACACACATGGACATGGAACTCAAGCGCGGGTTACGAGAACGACTACTGAAGTTCGCGCCGCAGTACGGCCTCGACGGCCTCgttccaccaccaccacgaaGCGGCGATATGAAGGATGGCTGGGGCTTTGTACGCTGCTGGGGCTGGAAGGCCTGTCTCTCCGCCGTCGATGCTTCCGTAATCTTAGGCGCCATTCTCGAGGTTGGGGACGCGAAGTCCCTCTCCCAATCTTCCTTCGAACCCACCAATTTTGTCGGCACAAACGACCACGGCGACACCACCGCAGCAGCCAcacaagaagaacaagatGAGGCACAAGAACACATTGCCTCCCGGTTCTGGACCGCCTACGACGCCCTCGGCCAAATCGACAAGCTTGTCCAACACATCTCCACAGCCCAGCATCTCCATCGCGCCATCCTCCGTACAGGAACAGCACTTATAGAAAAGAAGCAGATCAGACACTTGCGAGCCTTCCGGATGGCCGTTGTCAAAGAAGGACCGGACGTTCAACTCTTCACACATCCCGGCGCACTCACCAAACTCGCACTATGGATAGCCGAAGCAATCGTCGAGCTGAACGGCACGAAGGGCAAGAACCGCGGTTCGGAGCTGGTCATGGCCGGTCTCGATGACAGTCGAGGATTGTACGTTGTCGTCGGTCTaggcggtggcggtgcgACCGAGTCCGCAAAGGAAAGACTGCAGAAACGAGAGAAGAAGgcgaaagagaaggaggagatgcaaagaaggaaggaagccgaagtaaagaagaagagagaagcCAAACGCCAGCGGCTCGAAGCCGCCGGCCTAGATGAGGATGAAGTCGAAGACGACACCGAGgaagaggacgacgacgagtcAGAGGAAAGCGAGAgcgaagacgaggacgaccAGAAGTCTGGATCAGGGCGCAACAGGTTCGGCAACGCCTTCCAAGAAGTCGTGCGCGAGACCGGTGCGAGAGTCAGGATGGACAGCTTCGAAGCCTGCGTCATCGAGATCAGAAAAGAAGATCTCAGCGGCTTCCTCGAGCGCTTAAGTATGAAGGCTGTTGTTGGGTAG